In Rhizoctonia solani chromosome 6, complete sequence, the sequence TGTTAGCTGTGGTAGGCTGGGTTATTGGGTGACCACTGGATTATGTAGTGAAGTTTACGTGGGCTGAGGCAAGGATCCACACGATTGGTATTGAGATTCTTGGAAACTCCCAGCGGGTACTCTGATCCCGAATCCATGAGTGATGTCAAGTGCAGTGGAAGTTAACCCAGTTCTTGCTCAAAACAACCATCACAGGCCATAGCTCCACAGAGACAATGAGCGCACCAAGTCTCCGTTCAAAATCTGGATGTTTTGCTTGCAAACGCCGGTTCGTCCTGTTCCCTCGGGTTATAATATTTCAAGGCCAATTGACCTATCAATTTCTGTAGCCGCAAGAAATGCGACGAGGTGAGCGGTACCGATTGCTCGATTTCAAACACAACTCCTTACTGACCACGATGTCTCCAAGTCCAAACCCACATGTCTTCGTTGCGCCAAGTCTGGATTGGAATGCCGCTATGTTGCCCCTCCTCATGAATCAAAATCAAGAATAAAAACTCGGTTTATATACGAGTCTCCTATGATGGCCGGGCCACTGGCATTTGACCGCCAACAGCGTATCCCTCATTCGGCTGTCCCTCCATCTCCTCCTTCACCACCAACTGCCTTGGCTTGCTTTTTAGACCTAGAGACCGATACCAACACGGCAAACGAATTATATTTTCCGTTTGTTCACTCGCCCTCCGATCACCTTCTTGACTTTTCTCTTCCACGCGACGATAGTTGGCATCCAACACTTGTTCAGCCTTCGTCGTTTCGATCTCGACGTACTGGTCAAACCCTTGATCAAATACCCACTCACCCGGAACAGGTTGCCGATCAGCTAGCGCTTGTTTTATCACCAAACTCTGATTCTAGCACGCCCTATGGTAGTTCTAGTCAATCGCGAGCAAGCAGACCGCCGTCGGATATATCCACTGCGTCTATGACCGCCGGCCAAGCCAGTCTGTTCCAAGCACTCTTGAGTCTCGCTCGACCTGAGGACAGCCTGGTATTGTCAGCATTTGAAAACTTGTCCTGTGATTCACAAGGCGCTGGATTGCCATCTCCTGAAAGTGATCTGGATCCCGATCCTCTGGTTAACGAAGACCGGGAGGAACACGACCTGGAAGGGATTGAACGGAATCTGTGTATCGTTCCAACTCTGTCTCGTAACGCCGAGAGTAACACATTAGCATTTGTGCTGCAAAGCTGTGAGTAATTACAAATCACTCTGGTCGTGAGATTGACCGGCGACAAAGACGCTCGATGGTTCGCTTCGACGGTGTATGATCCACTACGGATAGCGTCACAAGCAAAACAAGATATCATAAGGCAGGTTACAAGCTCTCAGCCCACACGAACCCGGGTTATTCTTGTTGCCAACGCCTTTAGAATGCTCGGAAGTACAGTGGATCTAAATGCTAGAGGAGCTTCTCTTCTTACCGTGTTGCGTACCGAGGTCCACCAAGACCTTTCCCTTTTCAAATCACGATCCCCCAGTACTCAACGAGAGAGGGATATGTCAGCTGCGCTGCAGATGCTCGAGAACATTCTGGAGGTAACGTTATGCTCCCCTTGGAGACC encodes:
- a CDS encoding Fungal Zn(2)-Cys(6) binuclear cluster domain, encoding MSAPSLRSKSGCFACKRRRKKCDESKPTCLRCAKSGLECRYVAPPHESKSRIKTRFIYESPMMAGPLAFDRQQRIPHSAVPPSPPSPPTALACFLDLETDTNTANELYFPFVHSPSDHLLDFSLPRDDSWHPTLVQPSSFRSRRTGQTLDQIPTHPEQVADQLALVLSPNSDSSTPYGSSSQSRASRPPSDISTASMTAGQASLFQALLSLARPEDSLVLSAFENLSCDSQGAGLPSPESDLDPDPLVNEDREEHDLEGIERNLCIVPTLSRNAESNTLAFVLQSYARWFASTVYDPLRIASQAKQDIIRQVTSSQPTRTRVILVANAFRMLGSTVDLNARGASLLTVLRTEVHQDLSLFKSRSPSTQRERDMSAALQMLENILEVVSVHFYTSSLPIVLELLQAVAPVFRRACPEPPEQLVNLPRMLIEPGLYRRYFAVMDVGLSVVTNRPQLFRYDVSYTAEVRERMIKQDYTADFGLEWLYGIPDRFILLFAWINGLREDYYEGEVDSDIVFEWKSRSKTSGLGKTCILRRIRIPFLESGG